GGCTGGGGACAGTGGAAACGTGGCATGGATGGCAATCGGAACTGTGGAGAAGCCGGCATTTTAAATCCCGATGACCATGCTCTGGTAAAATAACGGGTTAAGGCCAGCCCGTGCCACCGCTTTCCAATCCTCAGACTTCACCACACCCATGAAATCTCTGCAAACCACCACCCTGATGGCCAACGCAATCCGCGCGCTGGCGATGGACGCCGTCCAGAAGGCGAATTCCGGTCACCCCGGCATGCCGATGGGCATGGCCGAGATCGCCGTAGCGCTGTGGGACGGTCACTATCGCCACAATCCCGCCAATCCGGGCTGGATGAACCGCGACCGTTTCCTGCTGTCGAACGGCCACGGTTCGATGCTGCACTACGCACTGCTGCACCTGTCGGGTTACGACCTGTCGATGGACGACATCCGCAATTTCCGCCAGATGCACTCCAAGACCCCGGGCCACCCGGAAGTCGGCATCACCCCGGGCGTGGAAACGACGACCGGCCCGCTGGGCCAGGGCATCGCCAACGCCGTCGGCATGGCGCTCGCGGAGTGGCTGCTGGCCAAGGAATTCAACCGTCCGGGCTTCGACATCGTCGACCACTACACGTACGCGTTCGTGGGTGACGGTTGCCTGATGGAAGGCATCTCGCACGAAGTGGCGTCGCTGGCCGGCACGCTGCGCCTCTCCAAGATGATCTGGCTGTACGACGACAACGGCATTTCGATCGACGGCAAGGTGGAAGGCTGGTTCACCGACGACACGCCGAAGCGCTTCGAAGCCTACGGCTGGAACGTGATCCCGGGCGTGGACGGCCACGACGTCGCCGCGGTCGATGCCGCCATCGCCAAGGCCAAGCAGTCGGACCGTCCGACGCTGATCTGCTGCAAGACCATCATCGGCAAGGGTTCGCCGAACCTGCAGGGCGGCGACAAGGTGCACGGCGCCGCGCTGGGCGAGAAGGAAGTCGCCGCGGTGCGCGAGCACCTGATCTGGGACGCCGTCCCGTTCGACATCCCGGCCCCGATCTACGAAGCGTGGGACCAGAAGCAGAAGGGCGCCTCGCTTGAGGCCGCATGGAACGAACTGTTCGCCGGCTACCGCGCACAGTATCCGGAACTGGCCGCCGAATTCGAGCGCCGCATGAAGGGCGACCTGCCGGGCAAATTCGAAGAGACGCTGGCCGCCGCCATCGCGCAGACCATCGACAAGAAAGAAACGATCGCCACGCGCAAGGCGAGCCAGAACGCGATCCAGGCGCTGGCACCGGTGCTGCCGGAATTCCTGGGCGGCTCGGCCGACCTGACCGGCTCGAACCTGACCAACTGGAAGGAATCGATCCCGCTGCGTTCGGGCACGCCGGGCAACCACATCAATTACGGCGTGCGCGAGTTCGGCATGGCCGCCATGATGAACGGCGTCGCCCTGCACGGCGGCTTCATCCCGTTCGGCGCCACGTTCCTGACGTTCTCGGACTACAGCCGCAACGCGTTGCGCATGGCCGCGCTGATGAAGATCCGTTCGCTGTTCGTGTTCACGCACGACTCGATCGGCCTGGGCGAAGACGGCCCGACGCACCAGTCGGTCGAACACGTCTCGTCGCTGCGCCTGATCCCGAACCTGGACAACTGGCGTCCGTGCGACACGACCGAATCGACCGTCGCCTGGGGCGAGGCGGTCAAGCGCAAGGACGGTCCGTCCACGCTGATCTTCTCGCGCCAGAACCTGCCGTTCATGGAGCGCGACGCGGCGACCGTCGCCAATATCGCGAAGGGCGGCTATGTCCTGCGCGACGCGCAGAACCCGGCCGCCGTGCTGATCGCGACGGGTTCGGAAGTGGAACTGGCGGTGAAAGCCGCCGAAACCCTGGCAGGCCAGGGTATCCAGGTGCGTGTGGTGTCGATGCCGTCGACCGACGTGTTCGAGCGCCAGGACGCGGCCTACAAGGCTGCCGTGCTGGGCCGCGGCATCCCGCGCGTGGCCGTCGAGGCTGGTGTGACGGACTTCTGGTACAAGTACGTCGGCCTGGAAGGTGCCGTGGTGGGCATCGATACCTTCGGCGAATCGGCGCCGGCCCCGGTGCTGTTCAAGCACTTCGGCTTCACGGTCGAGAATGTCGTCGCCAAGGTCAAATCGGTCCTCCCGGCTTAACGAGGGGAGCCTCGCAAACCTACTGCGCGTTGCAGGTTCGGCCTGCGATGCTCGCTGTACCGTAAGTACAGCTGCGCTTCTCGGCCAAACCTGCGGCCGCTCGCTACGGT
This genomic stretch from Massilia putida harbors:
- the tkt gene encoding transketolase; translated protein: MKSLQTTTLMANAIRALAMDAVQKANSGHPGMPMGMAEIAVALWDGHYRHNPANPGWMNRDRFLLSNGHGSMLHYALLHLSGYDLSMDDIRNFRQMHSKTPGHPEVGITPGVETTTGPLGQGIANAVGMALAEWLLAKEFNRPGFDIVDHYTYAFVGDGCLMEGISHEVASLAGTLRLSKMIWLYDDNGISIDGKVEGWFTDDTPKRFEAYGWNVIPGVDGHDVAAVDAAIAKAKQSDRPTLICCKTIIGKGSPNLQGGDKVHGAALGEKEVAAVREHLIWDAVPFDIPAPIYEAWDQKQKGASLEAAWNELFAGYRAQYPELAAEFERRMKGDLPGKFEETLAAAIAQTIDKKETIATRKASQNAIQALAPVLPEFLGGSADLTGSNLTNWKESIPLRSGTPGNHINYGVREFGMAAMMNGVALHGGFIPFGATFLTFSDYSRNALRMAALMKIRSLFVFTHDSIGLGEDGPTHQSVEHVSSLRLIPNLDNWRPCDTTESTVAWGEAVKRKDGPSTLIFSRQNLPFMERDAATVANIAKGGYVLRDAQNPAAVLIATGSEVELAVKAAETLAGQGIQVRVVSMPSTDVFERQDAAYKAAVLGRGIPRVAVEAGVTDFWYKYVGLEGAVVGIDTFGESAPAPVLFKHFGFTVENVVAKVKSVLPA